Part of the Henckelia pumila isolate YLH828 chromosome 2, ASM3356847v2, whole genome shotgun sequence genome is shown below.
CTCTGCACCAGATAATCTATGACCCATTTTCAGCGCACATCCACAACTCCTCCTAtcgggctaattgcatccagAGCCCtcgtgaaaagtctaaaagacataaaatatcatgtgtaaaattaataacatgttagaccctatgttttaaaaaaattagcataaaaacccctatgatATGGTATAAATGTGctcgagtttgtataacataggggtgaaatgtgctatatttaaaaaaaacgaaGAATGCATTAGtctattaatatttttcaaggggttttatgccttttagatTTTAAACTTTTCGCGGGCGTGAATGCAATTAGCTCCTCCTATCATTTATTGTTTTTTCGAAATTTCAGTCCCcgtatagttttttttaatggTATAGGGATATCCGGATATGTCTTGTCGAAAAGCTCAGAGGATTTTCTTGGAGGATCAGGTTTAAAGTAATTCTGTAATTCATTTAAATAGTTCCCACATACTCCGATCCCGTTTGACTTCTTGACTTGGAGACCGTTGGATCTGTATGTGGAATCATTTTCTGGAATGCCCTTGtgaatatttttatgttgaatctATTTTTCTGGAATGCCCTTGTAaagatttttatgttgaatCTTTTTTCTGGAATGCCCTCGTAAAGATTTTGTCTTCTTCCTTCATTCTTGTTGAAGATTTAGCTAATCttgatttgttgttgtttttgggtCTGTGATTGTTGATGATTAATATTTCTTCAATCATGTTTGCAGGGTGTGGATTTTTACTCCTGTAATTAGATGGTGCATGTTTGATTTTGAGAGATGGGTGAGGTGTTCACAGATTCATGGATAGTTTGTGCTGTTTCACCTCACAGGTAAGGTCTCTTTATTTTTTGTCTGCGTTTTAAGCTTTTTTAAAGGATTGCTGATCTTGGAATTGATGTTTACTTGCATATTTGTCGATTTTAGTGAATTCGAAGCTAAAGTGaatcagatatttaatttaggaGGCAACTTTATGTTTGGGTATCTTTTTGTTCAAGGATTGACTGCCTTTGCAGGTCTACTCATGATCTGAGTCTCGATGGATTATGTGCTTACACTTGCCTTGTAGTTATAGTGTTATACTTATTAGAGAGTTGCAAAGGAACATAGATATCGAGTAGCACGAGCAACATGTAAGGCGAGGCACGTGATTTATCGAAGCTAAGCTatataaggaataaaatataatttgccATGTAATTTATGAGTTATTGAacgataattaaataattaatcactAGCCTACAAGCCAAATTGAAGCATTATTCCCTTTCCATTCCATTCAGATCGAGTTCTCCTTCCCTACCCTTTTAAGGCGTGCCTGTGCTGCACTTTGAGGCTTTGAAGCGGCCAAGGCTTGTACTTTACATCCAAAGCATTTGCTTTATTGCCTTGGCCTTTGTCTAATCACAACGGCTGAGCCTTACTGCATATTTAGGCCACATGCACGCCTTATTATGGCATTTAGTTAATATGGGGTGCCTTCGTCATGTTGACGTGATCAAGGATTTAATGGTTTTGCTTTTGGTATGCATAGCTACAAATTTGTGGACTTGGAATCATATAGGACGCAAATTGGAGAAAACATCTGttgatttcattttgagatcTTATGCTTGGTCTAAGTTTGTCTGCGATCCAACATTTGTGATTTTACCAAATGTTAATTTGTGAGGGAATCTTCAAGTACTGAACAGTAGTTCTCTGAAATTCAACTTAAATCTACATTAAATTTGCACTTCATTTTCTGCATTTTATATTGACAACAAAAGTTTAGCCATGAAGCTGACATGGTTACCCAGATCAACAAATTAAAACTTGTGTGTTTTACAGAAAACATTAATGCAGCAGCGGAGGATGTTTGGAACTTGAGCTATACAGTCACAAGAATTTagctaacttaaaaatattcCCATCACTTATTTTCTAGATATTGTTTTGTTTGGACTTATTTTTTCTGTTAAAAATTCTTCTTTTCATTCTGCAGCATTCGTCACTTGGCTCTGGCAAGGGAAGAAGCAATCTTGGGACTGTCAAGTATGGAGTCAGTTTAGTAAAAGGGAAGGCAGATTATCCTATGGAGGATTATCATGTGGCTAAATTTGTGCAGTTTCAACGTCGTGAGCTAGGGCTATTCGCTATTTTTGATGGCCATCTTGGAGATAGCGTGCCAGCATACTTGCAGAAGCACTTgttttcaaacatcttgaaggAGGTTAGCTACTTTGCCAAAGAAACTGTCGAATCTTTGGGATTTCCATCCATAATTATAACTATTAGATGGGGTTGATTTTAGAAAGACTCGATCTTAGGAAAGCTTGATTCTAACACGCTCGAATCCAAGCTGGGTGACATTCGTTGTTCAAGATGGTGTGTGGGGAGGAATTATCATTTATGTGCTATGGCAGGCAAAAGCTTTTAAAGATAATCAccttttaaaattttggttttttttttagaaaagccTGCTCTGCAGAACTTGCATTTGGTCTCTTACTGTTGAATATACAccaatatctcaaataattggTTTTTATTGCTACTAACTTATTCAAGTTGTATAAAATCTCCCTAATGGTTTCATGTCCACATGTGTCGCATGGTTCCAGGAGGAGTTTTGGGCTGATCCTGGCAGGTCTATTGCAAAAGCATACGAAAGAACGGACACGCAATTCTCTCCCAAAAACCCGAGCTGGGTAGAGGGGGGTCCACTGCAGTAACTGCAATTCTCATCAATTGCCGACGGCTTTGGGTGGCCAATGTTGGAGATTCCCGAGCTGCTCTTTCTATGAGGGGACAAGCTATACAGATGTCTATTGATCACGAGCCGAACACGGAGAGAGACGGCATCGAGAACATAGGCGGATTTGTCTCAAACGTGCCTGGTACTACTGGCTACCTATTACTTGAACAAGAACTGTTCTAATacaccattttttttttgcctGTGTACCTATTTCGCCGTCATGCTTTCAGAGTGGACAGGAGGATCTTGGAAACCAATTCTTGATTTGAACAATTTTTGTTTCTTGCTAATTTGACCAGAAATTTAATATCTCGACCTAAATGTTTTAGTTCTAGATCATACTTGTACAAATTTTTGAGTACATGTAGAACCATGCTCTAGTTGCCCAGAAATTTGAATTTCCTTGTGAAGAAACAAAGTAGTTGAAACGATGATCTCCTCCTCTCCAGAATTTACAGATTTTCTATGAGCGCGTTCTCCATTTCTGTACATTCCATATCAATAGTGTAGCTAAGACTTGAGACTCACTCTAACAGGAGATGTTGCAAGAGTAAACGGGCAGTTAGCCGTTTCCCTTGCATTTGGAGACAAGAACTTAAAGTCTCACCTATGATCCGACCCTGATGTCACCAATGTTGATATTGATGATGACACCGAGCTCCTCATTCTTGCCAGTGATGGCTTATGGAAGGTCTCCACCCCCACCCTCACCCTCACCCTCACACTCACCCTCTAGTCTATTATCCTCTTTGCAACTTTTTTTTATTGATCCTCAAAACACACATTTCACCCCATTTCCAGGTGATGTCGAATCAAGAAGCCGTAGATATGGCGAAGAAGATCAAAGATCCACAGAAGGCGGCCAAACAATTGGCCGTGGAAGCACTGAATCGAGACTGTAAAGATGATGTCTCCTGCATCGTTGTCCGGTTCTAGACGTTGGAGCATAAGCTTTTTGTATATTATTGGTGTTGCTCATGGAATACGATAAGACTAcagatgtttgaactgtcacaTAAACCGCGAAGGCCTCGATCGGATTGTATGGATGTTGCGATTGGAGAGAAACAATCGGTATCGGCTTCTGTAATGGGAAGTATTGAAAGGTGTTTGTGATGTTGTTTTGCTTTTCATGGTTCATTTCTTATGTGTAGATTTCAAGATCATTCGCCGAATTTGAAAGTTGGGTGTATTTTctgtaataaattttaaatagaaTAATATGGTTACATGATTAATTTCAagctcttttttattttttatttttgaattattttcataACCTTTAAGAAAATGGTAGCATATGTTTCAGTATATAATATTAGCTCAGACTCCCTCAACTTGGGAGAACATAAATTTCAGtattaaaactaaaatatttgCATGTTTGTAATCTTTGCAGCTCGGAACATCATAAAACGGACGGTCATTTATTGTGAAATCATAAGAGTGAAAAATAATTTGATGATACATGAAATATTAGCAAAATGACAAATTAATATACAAAGTTTTTGTTAGTATTCTGATTGATACGTATATATTGGTTTGTATTTCTTCTTTTATTAACTTTGCAAGTAATTCCAACCAAAACATTTATCAATTAATCGAATGGAAaatgaaaaatttaaataatattttaattaattaattatatgaaAAGAGACGGACGAAAAGAGAGgcacaaaattttatattatgtaATGCCTAGACTACATTTTGTGATAAATGTTAATGAATTAGGCACTTATTTCATATAATCTCATATTATATGGGATTTGATTTAAATCCCGTCACATATGAGATAGTATCTCTTTATTTTGTTgtatatctttatttattttgttgtcTTTCTTCACGTTAAATAAGAAACATAATATATGTAAAACATATatggaaaaaaatgaaatagaaGTTTTCTCGGTTTTTTCAATTACATTAATTTAAAAACCAGATTTTCATATTTTGAATTGAAACTTAAAAAATCTTGAAACTAAAACTTAAAActcgaaatatttttttaaccaatagaaatttcaataaaacagaGAATGTTACAATAATCGTTAAATATTTTTTCGAAACAattttatctttaattttttgGGAGTTTTTCGTtcctatttaaaattattattataagagTTGATATTATttatactttattttatttataatatttacgTTCtatttcatcatcatcatcatgtaTAACATGTGTGAAATGCGCCTCGCCCAAACCCTGAACGACACAAGAAGATCTCCTTGACTCATTTCCCCCCATTTTGACCTCTAGTCCACTCCTATTCCGCCGCGGCACACCCGCCACACCTGCCTCCCCGGCGATCACGTCCGATCTGGTAGGTGAAGTATTTTGTTACCACGGTCTATTTTATTAGAATGCAAGGAATTTATTGATTTAACTTCCATCGTTTACTTTCCTCTGTGTGTGAGTCGTGCATTTTGATGATATCGAGGTTTGTTTCGAAATCTAGCTAGAATCGAAGATGAATGATTCTGATTCGACTCGCCAAAAGATGGAGGATGAGGAATATGAGGATCTAGCAGGGATGAGTAAAATAGTGATCCAAGAAGTGGAACTTGCGGTGATGCTCCCTCTTTTTCGTACATATCTTCTGCACCATCTGGGACTGACTCCCACCGTGGGGGTGTTGCTTCACGGCCCACCTGGAGTTGGTAAAACTATGCTGGCTCATGCCGTTGCCAAGAAGGCAAATGTCCCAATTTACAAGATTTCTGTGACTGAGTGCTTGTCTGGAGCTTTAGGTATATATGCTTTCAATATGCTTTAAATAAGTATGTCCCAATTTACAAGATTTCTATGACTGAGTGCGTGTCTGGAGCTTTAGGTATATATGCTTTCAATATGCTTTAAATAAGTATGTCCCAATTTACAAGATTTCTGTGACTGAGTGCGTGTCTGGAGCTTTAGGTATATATGCTTTCAATATGCTTTAAATAAGTGCTTCATTGCATTGCATTCTAATTTTTCCCCCCGGCCCACTTGAACTTTACAGTTGGGCCTGAAGAGACCATAAAAAAAATCTTCTTAGAAGCGAACAGCACAGCGCCTGCGATTGTTTTTATCGACGATATCGATGCAGTCACATCAAACAACGGAGATTTTCATGATGACACAGCGCGACTGCGCATTTTTTCACAGTTGAGAAAGTGCATAGACGAGTCGTACCAGCTCTCTTGCCAAAAAGTTTCGGAAAGATCTGACGAAAAATGTGGTTGCGTTGTCATAATCGCGGAAACTACCAGACTGGACGCCATCCACCCTTCCCTGAAGACAGGTGAACGTTTCGGATGTCAAATCGCTGTAGATTATCCCAATGAAGAAGCAAGAAATGATATATTGGTTAAGTTCGCCAGCAAAGATAAAGTTGATGCAGGAGACATACGGAAAGTTGCCAGGTCCACTGCTGGGTTTGTTGGAGCTGATCTGGCTTCACTCGTTGACAAGGCTAGAACCCTTGCGGTTGACGACAGAAAAGATCTTACGCTTTCTGAATTTGAGGTAATCAATCATGCTTCGGGTCCAAAATTGGTAAATAATGGATGAATTATGGTGCTTAATTGAGTTTTCTTAACATTTTAGTGATCGTGTTCAACTCCAAACTTGCGTGCTTTCCTGCCCTGCCGTCTTTCTTTGGTACGAAAAGAGAAGGAAGTACAAAATGCTGTGAAATTCGACGATTTGTGATTGGGCCTCGTTATCTTTTAGCTTTCTGTTTTTCTTTGTTGGAGTGATTGCCTGTAATTATATGCCCTCGTCCTGTTTACACAtcatgtattattattattatttttttacgtTTATAATAGTTTCACTCACCTTGTTTCTCTTGTCATGTCGTATCCTTTTTTGTTTTCTGCAGAAAGCTGGTAAAATGGTACAACCTCTTATAAGAGAAGGTTTTTCTGTCTTGCCATGTTTGAACTGGGATGATGTTGGAGGTCTTGGTTATCTCAAAAGAGAACTAAGCATTGAGATAGTTGATCGATCAAAGCGTCCTGAAGTTTTTGAGGTGATTAATTTCATTGCAAGTGTGATTGAGGTGATTTAGATGGATGTTTGCTTTGAGCTCATGATGAGCTGATATTGGGCTTTGAGTTTCTCagcaatattcaaaatttttgaatttttatatgcaTAGTTATCATGTTAATGCCATATCCGGCAGATTCAATTTTTCTCTTTCTTTTATGTGTTCCCAATGGGCTTATGTTGATTGCACGATGATATTTCACCTTCTTGACAGAAAATGCTCCAACTTGTCATATTTATTCTAGGACTTTGAGGAGTTTGATTCTTGAAATAGATTTGCTATTGTACAGGAGCATGGGCTTGATTTATGGGCTGGAATTCTGCTTTATGGCCCTCCAGGAATTGGGAAGGCACTGGTTGCCAAGGCTGCGGCAAACGAAGCTGGCGCGACCTTTATTCACATTAAGGTTCCTTCAATTTCGTCTCCCATGGTATAGCTATGAGTGCATAAATTTTGGTTCCTTGCAGTAATATTTTCTTGGTGTATATCAAGGGCCTGGAACTGCCAAAAAACTATTATGGGGGAAGTGGTTTGGCAGAAATTTTCCGTCGTGCAAGAATATGTTCTCCATGCGTAATTTTCTTTGAAGAGGTACACTCTCTCTCTTCTTTACTTCCATCTACACTCCTCCATCTTGGCCAAGTTTATGCCTTTGGGTTCCTTTCTGCATGTTGGGCGTGctttgtgtgtgtgtatatatatatgtatattaattGTTTTGGCCGATCTTCATTTCTTCCCTTGATAAGTGAGTTTGAACTTTTATGGATATGTATGTTTTCTTATATACCTAATTCTTCTTTTACTAGGTACATACATTATTATCAAAAGACCGCGGCAAAGAAAGGGGACTTGTTGCCAAGCAACTGTATTATACGGTCAATAACGCACACCTTTACAAACAACACCCCTTTCCTTTGAGTATAATCTCCATTTATTTGCCTACACTTAAATTATGGGTTTGTAAACCAGTTGCCTGTATCATTTCAGCTACTGCAGGAGTTCGACGAAGGAAAGAACCAGGGTCTCTTCTTGATTGGTTCCACAGATAGGTAGGGATTTGTCTTGGATCATTTTTGTGGAtgagaaatatatattttcttagGTCTCTCGTCTAAAATGCCTAATCTTACGACATGTTGAtaggcttgaagctatggaccCATCAGTTCTTAGATATGGAAGATTTGGGAAGAGATATTATATCCCACTTCCTAGTCCCGGCGATCGTGGAAAGATCATGGCTGTGCTTGCTCGGAAGAACAATATACATACCGATGCTGATCTTGTAGGTCTTGGGATGCACAGTCTTGTAAATTTCAGCGGAGCTGATATATCCAAATTGGTATGACAATTATTTTTCAGCAAACATTTTTCTTGTTTCTTGATTAGTccttcatgattttttttaaatatgattaatTGCTTCCGGAAATGACAGTTGAATCAAGCTTTCGTTGCTGCATCAAAAAGAGGTTCGGCTGACTCGCGTATCGTGAACAATGAGGATTTTGTAACAGCATTGAAGAAGATCTCACCCACCATTTCTAAAGAGGTGTGTCTGCTTGACTTTATCATTTAAATTATCAACGGTATAATTTCTTATTAAAaatttgtgtttttattttattattattattattatttttatgatgtAGGAAAATCAGCACTATGAGAGTGTAGCAAAAGAATTCAAATTGCTGTGAAAAGGAAATCAATATACCGACATTCATCTACCGAGGCCAGGAGGAGATCTACCTCGTACATACGCAAATCTGACATTCCTTGAAGCATTAGCCTGCACCAAAACTAGTGGTTTCCTTAATATTTGTGGGTCAAATCCTTCCTTCACCTCCAGTTTTAGTCCATCGAAGAAACAATTGAAATACTAAATAGAACAATTGAGAAGCTAATCATTATGGTCAACTTTACTACTGTGTTAATTTCCATATCTACTTGCTGATAAAACACAAAATTGTTTGTTTTACAAGTGGCCCTCTTCATATTTGTGGGACAATCCCGACTTATTTTACTCGTGTTTGTTTTTGGGATCAATCTCCTAAAGCATAGTTCCAAGCaagtttgatttttatattGTCTTTAATGTATTacttatatttaattcaaaaagtTGTTATGGAAAAAAGTTTCATTTTATTCTTAAATTTAGCTCACatcttttttaatttaaattctaAATGATTAAATAATCTTCATATTTCTAAAATATCTGTCATTTTCTCtccatctaattttttttttgaaaattatacaCATACTCTACAAATTGTAACAACTCCTCTGTactttatttcaaaaaatatactaAATAgtcatatttattatattttacggcccaatttttttttaagagtaAATTATGGTAAAAATAAAGAAGCTAAATAACAGCACATCTATaatataacatatatatgttacttatatagatgaataaaaaattatattaattttgtaAATAAATTATTAGCTCAAATAAAACTTTGATAATTTTGATTTCTTTAATATTAATGTAAGaatattgttatgattttttttaaaagataataTTACTAGAACTTTCAAacttactaaaattacaatgtTAGCATTTGCTTACTTTTAAAATAcaagataatttattttttgtttaattttcattttcaaattggggatttttttttttggaaaactaaaataaaaaatagattttcaaaattaattttgatcCCTAGAATTTAATGAATATCATAAATTAACCCTCACAAATATATTAAACCATAAAATAAATGACAATGACTAATTGTGTTGTAATTTCCAAATTTTATCAtccttgtttttttgttttgtgatgtAGAAAAAGGACACTACGAGAATGTGACGGAGCTTCAAATTGAAATGATACTTTGTTGGATCATATAATGCGTACGGAGGGAGATGGATACATAGTTCgaaattttcttcttttttcaaCGATTCAGTTGAAGTATCAACTGacctttttttcctttttttggcTGTCAAATATCAATCAACATAGTATGTGTGGACTAAAGTTGACTGACATATTGAACAAAAGATGAATACATCGATTGAAAATGGAAGTAACACATAATGTTTCTGAATGTTCGGAGATTAAAAACTCCTACGTCACTCCTTCTTTTTTTTGGAAAAGATTCGCTAAAAGATTTGAGTATTACAATAAAATTGCAAGACTCCGATTTAGTTAAGGACTTAACACTGTCTTGACTGAAACTTCTAGTACATAACTTAATTCAGTACATAGTCCTCGACTGCTTTACAAATACAAAGTGtatatgtaaggcccgagattatttgattttgtaaCGTCCGAAAATTtgctacgtaaatccgcatgcataactaagagatttaataagtttaaaataatgtgaaaatgtgttaaattgtttttatgagtgattatttaaattatgtgatttattttcatgttttaaatattttttcggcatttaaatttgttttctgtggtttatgaatttatttgagaaagtttattttatgatcgcgtaggcggggccgtggatggacgagatgtttgttttcacccaaaatattttcggagatttttaggagccttaaaatattattttaaggtataatttgaagaaaattatggtatttatatatatgtatatttagatgtccgtttttacccaaaataaatcattttaatgacttttattaagttttaaaaatcacctattttattatttcgggatttttaagtttttagcaaattatcatgtatttttttagtttaaattttagtaattatctacccaaagtatttatttaaatatttaacctaGACTACCCAAATATTATCCTAAGATTTTCTACCCTATCTCACGCCTCAACtccctagccgcctccctcaacctttctccatcatcttcatcgttccagcaagattttcacagcccCGTAGCCGAGcttttaagattttatattGGTTGGAGATCTGTTCGTCCCGGAGAGCCGTACGACGCGACATAAACGTTATTTCTTGCAAATATTCATCAAGGCACGTTTGAATCCCTTCTTGAACATCATTTAAGTCATATTATTCTGATTTTAGCATGAAAATTATGATCTTGCATGATATATGTGGTTTTAATGAAGAACATTCATGAACATGCATAGAACCTACGTTTTTAAAGCTTATGAATCAATTTTATCAcatttttctgtcatggattgTTCTAGCTTGCTGACCAACGGGTTGAGGGTTGatatagggtccctagggtcgtgTTTGGATGACGGTTCAGTGGCTTTAATCGTTGGTTTGGGCTAGGTTCATGCTGGACGCAGGTTTAGACGCAAACTAAGCGGTTTGCGTGCGAGGGCTCGTTCTTGGTCCACAGGACGAGTTTTAGGTTGGTTCTAGTTGAGTTATAATCCCAAGACCTTTGGAAAGTTTTTCCAGGTGGTtctccggccggtggtggccggagaTTGGCGGCCGAATGGCCGGAATCAGCGGTCGCGTTCTGCACgaacagcagcagaggggctctgttgttttggttcgttctccttctacaggGCTCGGTTTAAGGtcaaatttgttgggttagaaccgtctggGTGTTGGCTAAGTATGGGAGGTGGTTTCACATCCAAAGGTGGCCTGAGCAGGCAGCACGATCAGATTTTCggaagccgctcagggctgcctcGAGTTGGGCTTAGGGAGAGGTAAGCTAGGGTTGTGTCTGGTGTTTTGGTAGGCCGGGCTCGGCttttcgggtccgggttgggtctaaaATATAATGGGTCAAGTTAGTTTGGTTCGGGTTTGGTTTATATTAGTTggactcgggtatttttattttgaattaaataagagattaagttaataataaatgagtttgagttcgagttaattaattaattagactagtttgattttaattatgggcttaattaattaatgaagtgagcccactaatttgtcatgggccgtgtgatccatgaaaattattggaccAAGTTGTGGcgggtttagtaattttatcggtcaaatttataagttaatggttagttaataattttattaatttaactttaagttaataagttgatgggcctaaattatgtttttagtaagcccattagttttccatgggcctgggggcccatgaagcttaatgggcctttcaggtcgggcttttgggtttttgagtcagtctaaaaatttatgggtttaagttaagtggtcagcagctcaaacaagtccttggaaaaataaacgtccgtaaatatatatttaattcatgcatgcatttttattagatatataagtatgatttttaagaaaataaattaaatatatatttacggacaaattttcatgaaataaagaaataaatgatatttttttaagttcatgcatcatgtaagaatttttatgataaatttaaatgtatgttaagaaaaatatatttgtatggaagttgaagtgaaggtggaaagtgatgtggttggaggccgggatacctgggcccggtgaccttcctaatgatgtataagtatgatgagcttatgaatccagctgagagggctggtgaagtggcagcacagaggtgaaaaccccaccgccgcgtacgttggtttatagattgatcaatcgctcagtatgatgccaccgacatggatacgacctgttgagaactaaaaaattatgataagacattttatgagatttattaaatatgatgtttatgtttagcatgatgatgaagcattataattatttattcatgtttatatgcataatattttaagagcatgcacgtataattattattcacgtattttatatgatgtgtgcttgtgtgtggttttattttgttatataaggatagaacgtgctgagcctctaggctcactagatttaaatggtgcaggtgagcagaatgttaatgaagttaatgtgttcccgactggtggcgaggacatatgagtatccaggcggctagaacccgtgaccattgctctaagatgatttttatgttgagactagaacatatatttccgcatatgtattattattatagatttttagtatatgcatggattttacatttaagtaattattttctaagttttcatgaatttttgtgaaagaaatattatttaggaattttattatgacattcttataaattattatttagtaattagttttaagtatttaattgcatgcgtgtacctttattgtattttttgtgtatttttattttaaattaagtaaagttatttttaagtacgatatatatatgtatgggcatatatatatttatattcattattttataataagagatttaaaaaaaaaattcagtagtagttttaggatgtttcatttggtatcagagcaatggtccttggagggttacTAGTCTGCTACAcggagctcagaagccgcactgccagtttgtaagttttaaatgttttaaattatgtttatgcatgggacacatgatttttgttttaatgatttatgaaaatgataattttaagttatgaaagtcttaaagttaaaaaaaaaaaaaaattagttatgcAATGCGGTTATgtagagaatttatggaaattacagTATGTTTCTGAGACACGTTACACACCAGGATGACTAGAAtgatatttgtttaaaaaattaagtttgataattta
Proteins encoded:
- the LOC140883536 gene encoding cell division control protein 48 homolog C-like, whose protein sequence is MNDSDSTRQKMEDEEYEDLAGMSKIVIQEVELAVMLPLFRTYLLHHLGLTPTVGVLLHGPPGVGKTMLAHAVAKKANVPIYKISVTECLSGALVGPEETIKKIFLEANSTAPAIVFIDDIDAVTSNNGDFHDDTARLRIFSQLRKCIDESYQLSCQKVSERSDEKCGCVVIIAETTRLDAIHPSLKTGERFGCQIAVDYPNEEARNDILVKFASKDKVDAGDIRKVARSTAGFVGADLASLVDKARTLAVDDRKDLTLSEFEKAGKMVQPLIREGFSVLPCLNWDDVGGLGYLKRELSIEIVDRSKRPEVFEEHGLDLWAGILLYGPPGIGKALVAKAAANEAGATFIHIKGLELPKNYYGGSGLAEIFRRARICSPCVIFFEEVHTLLSKDRGKERGLVAKQLYYTLLQEFDEGKNQGLFLIGSTDRLEAMDPSVLRYGRFGKRYYIPLPSPGDRGKIMAVLARKNNIHTDADLVGLGMHSLVNFSGADISKLLNQAFVAASKRGSADSRIVNNEDFVTALKKISPTISKEENQHYESVAKEFKLL